The sequence GCGAACTACAGTGCGTCCAAGGCCGGCTTGATCGGGCTGACCAAGTCGCTCGCCAAAGAGGTGGGCTCCCGGAACATCACGGTCAATGCCGTCGCCCCCGGCTTCATTACGACCGAGCTCACCAGCGGGCTGCCGGCCGAGTTGCTGGAGCGCGCCCGCCAGGCGGCGGCGATCCCACGGATCGGGACCCCGGAGGACGTCGCCCCGGCGATTGTCTTCCTGGCGTCACGTGCGGCCGGCTATATCACTGGCCAGGTTTTAGGCATTGACGGCGGTCTGCCAATCTAGGACGATGGGCCCGGGCTTCGACTAGAATTTGACCGCACTCGCACTGCCAAAAGGGGAGTCGGATGGACGCGAACAGTTACGAGAAGTTCAAGGGCATCATCGCCGAACAGCTCGGAGTGGAGCCCGAGCAGGTCACGCCCGACGCCTCGTTTGTGGACGACCTCAACGCGGATTCCCTCGACCTGGTCGAGCTGATCATGGCGTTCGAGGAAGAATACGGAATGGAGATACCTGACGAGGACGCCGAAAAGATCCAGACCGTCGGTGCCGCGTGGGACTACGTTCAAGAAAAGCTCGGAATCACTACCTGAACTAGAGCCCACCCCCACCGACGACCCAATCCAGAAGCTTCAGCGCACGCTCCGTGTGCGCTTTCACGATGCTGCCCTGCTCCGGCAAGCCCTGACGCATCGTTCCTATAACAACGAGCACCCGGAGC comes from Candidatus Dormiibacterota bacterium and encodes:
- the acpP gene encoding acyl carrier protein, encoding MDANSYEKFKGIIAEQLGVEPEQVTPDASFVDDLNADSLDLVELIMAFEEEYGMEIPDEDAEKIQTVGAAWDYVQEKLGITT